A genomic window from Mesorhizobium sp. 131-2-1 includes:
- a CDS encoding alpha/beta fold hydrolase — translation MSTDREEVDRQRRRLLGLAALAAAGQFGMPVVAGAQATGQPDACFGPLKQVDAGVLKIEYAEAGPSDGPPVVLLHGWPYDIHSFVDVAPMLASAGHRVLVPYLRGYGGTLFRSAGTFRNGEPAALAVDLTAFMDSLKIKTAVLAGFDWGARTADIVAALWPERVKALVAVSGYLIGSQEAGKMPLPPQAEFEWWYQFYLATERGRLGYEKNRRDFNKLIWHLASPKWAFDDATYARSAAAFDNPDHVDVVVHNYRWRLGLAEGEAEYAEMEKRLATAPTIGVPTITLEGDANGAPHPAPSSYAKMFTGKYEHRQIEGGVGHNLPQEAPKAFVQAVLDVAGS, via the coding sequence ATGAGCACAGATCGCGAAGAGGTCGACCGTCAGCGCCGCCGCTTGCTCGGCCTGGCCGCACTTGCCGCCGCCGGCCAGTTCGGCATGCCGGTCGTGGCCGGAGCGCAGGCGACCGGACAACCGGACGCGTGCTTCGGCCCGCTGAAGCAGGTCGATGCCGGCGTGCTCAAAATCGAGTATGCCGAGGCGGGCCCGTCCGATGGCCCGCCGGTCGTGCTCTTGCATGGTTGGCCGTACGACATTCACAGCTTCGTCGACGTCGCACCGATGCTTGCATCGGCGGGGCATCGCGTGCTGGTACCCTACCTGCGCGGCTATGGGGGAACGCTCTTTCGTTCCGCCGGGACATTTCGCAACGGCGAGCCAGCGGCGCTCGCCGTCGATCTCACAGCCTTCATGGATAGTCTCAAGATCAAAACCGCGGTCCTGGCGGGCTTCGACTGGGGCGCCCGGACAGCCGACATCGTCGCCGCGCTCTGGCCCGAGCGCGTCAAGGCGCTGGTTGCTGTCAGTGGCTATCTGATCGGTAGCCAGGAGGCCGGCAAGATGCCCCTGCCGCCGCAGGCCGAGTTCGAGTGGTGGTACCAGTTCTACCTCGCGACAGAACGCGGCCGTCTTGGCTACGAGAAAAACCGGCGCGATTTCAACAAGCTGATCTGGCATCTCGCTTCGCCGAAATGGGCATTCGATGACGCCACCTACGCGCGCAGTGCGGCGGCCTTCGACAACCCTGATCACGTCGACGTCGTGGTCCACAACTACCGCTGGCGGCTCGGTCTGGCCGAAGGCGAGGCCGAGTACGCCGAAATGGAGAAACGACTGGCCACCGCCCCGACGATCGGTGTCCCGACCATCACGCTGGAGGGCGACGCCAACGGCGCGCCGCACCCAGCGCCGAGTTCATACGCCAAGATGTTCACTGGCAAGTATGAGCATCGGCAGATCGAGGGAGGTGTCGGGCACAACCTCCCTCAGGAGGCGCCGAAGGCCTTCGTCCAGGCCGTTCTTGACGTCGCCGGTTCGTAA
- a CDS encoding adenylate/guanylate cyclase domain-containing protein, translating to MSSSDVTGSSNPAGWGLAAKLFATLVLLGAIAVMVTGALGYFRARDALEKAVFDQLTAARQTKTRQVENYFRTIQAELRLLATSKMVVDATREFRTAVDQLDRAGAPPELRQRVGDWYAGNFIPGMTRTLGREPALSDYLPVSGAPYYLQYHYIVENPNPAERRKLLDDAGDGSEYSRLHAIYHPLMRAAATTVGFFDLMIADPKSGRLIYTVEKQVDFTTSLQLGPYRSANVAAAVARCSQVADPSAICLVDFASYAPSGGAPIAFMAAPVIAQGVVIGVLVAKLSNDEIDNVVTGNRRWRQEGFGDTGGAYLVGPDYLARSGPRAFYENRDNFFADLKSVGASEEEIAAIQRYGTPVLHQRIDTEASRAALAGVEGTGEIIGYRGVPTLASWGPLAISDLKWALVAKVDSAEAFAPIAELRRDLLLVGGLAMLVVAATAAWLSRALLGPLRDLTAGVKRFSAGDYATSVPVRTRDEIGELCSAFNGMVEDLHQKNVVIENKNRENEQLLLNVLPAPIANRLRAGEERIADGFAEVTVAFADLVGFTALTSEMPPHDVVMFLNGLFTRFDVAANDLGIEKIKTVGDSYMAVCGLPVPVANHAERMVRMAIRMVHITREHAMEHNVSMKLRVGVNSGPVVAGVIGKSKYIYDLWGDTVNLASRMESGGVPDSVQVTRPVYEQLKDQFVFEPRGAIEVKGKGKVEAWVLRF from the coding sequence ATGTCTTCTTCAGATGTGACCGGCTCATCCAACCCCGCGGGCTGGGGATTGGCCGCAAAGCTGTTTGCAACCCTTGTCCTTCTTGGCGCGATCGCGGTCATGGTCACCGGGGCGCTCGGTTACTTCCGCGCCCGCGATGCTCTCGAAAAGGCAGTCTTCGACCAACTCACGGCCGCCCGTCAGACCAAGACGCGCCAGGTTGAAAACTACTTCCGCACGATCCAGGCGGAACTGCGCCTGCTTGCCACTTCCAAGATGGTGGTCGATGCGACACGCGAGTTCCGGACCGCGGTCGACCAACTCGACCGGGCAGGCGCGCCGCCTGAGCTGCGGCAGAGGGTCGGCGATTGGTACGCTGGGAACTTCATCCCCGGAATGACCCGCACCCTGGGCAGGGAACCAGCCCTGTCGGACTACCTGCCGGTCAGTGGTGCCCCCTACTATCTGCAGTATCACTACATTGTGGAAAATCCCAACCCCGCGGAACGGCGCAAGCTTCTCGACGACGCCGGCGACGGAAGCGAATACTCCAGACTGCATGCCATATATCATCCATTGATGCGCGCTGCGGCTACCACGGTCGGCTTTTTCGATCTCATGATTGCCGACCCCAAATCAGGTCGCCTGATCTATACGGTCGAGAAGCAGGTGGATTTCACCACGTCTCTTCAGTTGGGTCCGTACCGCAGCGCCAACGTCGCGGCCGCCGTCGCCCGCTGCTCGCAGGTCGCAGACCCGTCAGCCATCTGCCTCGTAGATTTCGCCTCCTATGCGCCATCAGGCGGCGCGCCGATCGCCTTCATGGCAGCACCGGTGATTGCCCAGGGCGTCGTCATCGGCGTGCTGGTCGCGAAACTTTCGAATGATGAGATCGACAACGTTGTCACCGGTAACCGCCGCTGGCGACAGGAAGGGTTCGGCGACACGGGTGGGGCCTATCTCGTCGGACCCGATTATCTGGCGCGCTCTGGCCCGCGGGCATTCTACGAGAACCGGGATAACTTCTTCGCCGACCTCAAGTCCGTCGGCGCCTCGGAAGAGGAGATCGCCGCCATTCAGCGTTACGGGACACCAGTGCTGCATCAGCGCATCGACACCGAGGCCTCCCGTGCCGCGCTCGCCGGCGTCGAGGGCACGGGCGAGATCATCGGATACCGTGGCGTCCCGACGCTCGCTTCATGGGGCCCGCTCGCGATTTCCGATCTCAAGTGGGCTCTCGTCGCCAAGGTCGACAGCGCCGAGGCCTTTGCACCGATCGCCGAACTCCGCCGGGATCTGTTGCTCGTCGGAGGACTGGCGATGCTCGTGGTCGCGGCCACCGCCGCCTGGCTTTCGCGCGCGCTGCTCGGACCGCTCCGCGATCTCACTGCCGGGGTCAAACGCTTCTCTGCCGGCGACTATGCGACCAGCGTGCCGGTCCGCACGCGCGACGAGATTGGCGAACTCTGCTCGGCCTTCAATGGCATGGTTGAGGATCTGCACCAGAAGAATGTCGTGATCGAGAACAAGAATCGCGAGAACGAGCAACTGCTGCTCAACGTCCTGCCGGCACCGATCGCCAATCGGCTGCGCGCCGGCGAGGAGAGGATCGCCGACGGCTTTGCCGAGGTCACGGTCGCCTTCGCAGATCTGGTCGGGTTCACGGCGCTGACATCGGAAATGCCGCCGCACGATGTGGTGATGTTTCTCAACGGACTCTTCACGCGCTTCGACGTTGCCGCCAACGATCTCGGCATCGAGAAGATCAAGACGGTGGGCGACTCCTATATGGCGGTGTGCGGCCTACCCGTTCCGGTGGCCAACCACGCCGAGCGCATGGTCCGCATGGCCATCCGCATGGTCCACATTACCCGTGAGCACGCAATGGAACACAACGTCTCGATGAAGCTCAGGGTTGGCGTCAACAGCGGGCCAGTGGTCGCCGGCGTCATTGGGAAGAGTAAGTACATCTATGATCTATGGGGTGACACAGTGAACCTGGCGAGCCGCATGGAGTCTGGCGGAGTTCCCGACTCTGTTCAGGTGACGCGCCCCGTCTACGAACAGCTCAAGGACCAATTCGTCTTCGAGCCGCGCGGCGCTATCGAAGTCAAAGGCAAGGGAAAAGTGGAAGCCTGGGTGTTGAGATTCTAG
- a CDS encoding L,D-transpeptidase — protein MVFSRRGVVTGGLALVAVGAAGNIVQAAASKSYFAGTAIDNNFVYRKTNFAKIDKRWHRQIVKYFSSESVGTVVVDTRHHFLYLIMENKTAIRYGVGVGKEGFKWYGRATIDRRALWPQWVPPPEMLKRRPELPPMIAGGAPNNPLGPRALYLYRDGADIGYRLHGTLEPWSIGTDASSGCIRMFPEDIIDLYQRCPIGTAVEVLPHIADQAPASTTVE, from the coding sequence ATGGTTTTTTCACGCAGGGGTGTTGTGACCGGCGGCCTGGCACTGGTCGCGGTCGGTGCAGCCGGCAATATTGTTCAAGCCGCGGCGTCAAAATCCTATTTCGCCGGTACCGCCATCGACAACAATTTTGTCTATCGCAAGACCAACTTCGCCAAGATCGACAAGAGATGGCATCGCCAGATCGTCAAGTATTTCAGCAGCGAGTCGGTCGGCACCGTCGTGGTCGATACCCGCCACCACTTTCTCTACCTCATCATGGAAAACAAGACCGCCATCCGCTACGGCGTCGGCGTCGGCAAGGAGGGCTTCAAATGGTACGGCCGCGCGACGATCGACCGCCGCGCGCTGTGGCCGCAATGGGTCCCGCCCCCCGAAATGCTTAAGCGCAGGCCGGAGCTTCCGCCCATGATCGCTGGCGGCGCGCCCAACAATCCGCTCGGGCCGCGCGCGCTCTATCTGTACCGCGACGGCGCCGACATCGGCTACCGCCTGCATGGCACGCTGGAGCCATGGAGCATCGGCACCGACGCTTCCAGCGGCTGCATCCGCATGTTCCCGGAAGACATCATCGACCTCTACCAACGGTGCCCGATCGGCACCGCGGTGGAGGTCCTGCCGCACATCGCCGACCAGGCGCCCGCTTCCACCACTGTCGAATGA